In the Candidatus Protochlamydia phocaeensis genome, TTCTCCTGCGAATAAATAGCACTTACTCATTGTTTTTCACAGGGATGGATTGTTTTTGGATGAGCATCAAATTGCGAATATAGGGAACGATTCCAATAAGGGGGCCAATCAAATTGACGCTGTCGCGAATGTGCAGGAAATAGGCAATTGAAAGCAGGGCTCCTGTTAGGCTCAACCACCAGAAAGAGACGAAAAGCTCGCTTTTATGAGCTTGTTCGGCTAGCCACCACTGTACCCAAAAACGGCTGGAAAAAAGCAGGTAGGCCAACGTTCCTAAGGCATGCCACATCCAGGAGACGGCAGTCAATGGCTGATCCTGCCAGGGAGCAGTCGGGATGCGAAACCAATGCCCCTCGCGCAATAAATAGAAATCTTGAACGATAAAAGCCGCGGAAATGAGCGCAATGGCCGCGATTAATAGTCCTAGCACGAAAGAAAAAGAGACTTGCTTGGATTTGGCTTGCATCAAATTGAGATTGCGCCAAGCAATGACAATATTGCATGCTTGAACGACGCAGATATGGTATTGGACTTGGATAAAGCTATGGAGGGCAAGTAGGACATTGCCCAATAAAGACAAATACCAAAAAGAGCGGGGGACAAGGCTCCTTTGCTGGCGCTCACTTTGCAGCCATTGCACAATAAAGCGGGCCCCAAAAGCAAAAGAAGATAGAAATCCAAGCGGATAAAGAATTGTTCGCCACTCTTCCACAAAACTTACCTGTTATTAAGGATGAACCAGGCATTTTACTCATTTCAAACAATTCTGCCAATATATACTCCAAATAACAGCGGCTTCCATGATCTAATTGGGCTGGGAAGCCCCTTTTTCTATTTGATAATGCAAATGGCGCTTTTTCATCCAACGGACAGCCAATAGATCGGCTACAGTATTTAGAGAGCGATTAAAGAAATTATAATTGCTTTTTCCGCTAGTTCTTTCGCGGTGGTTGACCGGAACTTCGCTGACCCGAAAGCCTTCGATTTTAAATAAGGCGGGTAAGAAACGGTGCATGCCATTGTACATTTTAATTTGCTTCAAGCAAGCGGAACGATAGATTTTTAAAGAACAGCCCGTATCTTGCACACCATCTTCGCAGAGACGGCTGCGCACTTTATTCGCCATTTTAGAGATCAAGCGCTTATGCCAAGGGTCTTTGCGTTTGAGGCGAATGCCGCAGACGAGATCGGAGTCAGCCATTTCTTGAATCAACTTGGGGATATCGGCCGGATCGTTTTGCCTGTCTCCATCTAACGTAATGACAAAATCTCCCCGGGCGGCCTTAAAACCGGCATCAAAAGCGCTTGATTGGCCATAATTTTTTTTAAAAAAAATGGGATTCAAATATGTTTTTTTTCCGGCCAGCTTCTGCAAGACTTGTTTGGTGAGGTCAGTCGATCCGTCATCAATGCAGATAAGTTCCCATGGCTGATTTAATTGGTT is a window encoding:
- a CDS encoding lipid-A-disaccharide synthase N-terminal domain-containing protein, translating into MEEWRTILYPLGFLSSFAFGARFIVQWLQSERQQRSLVPRSFWYLSLLGNVLLALHSFIQVQYHICVVQACNIVIAWRNLNLMQAKSKQVSFSFVLGLLIAAIALISAAFIVQDFYLLREGHWFRIPTAPWQDQPLTAVSWMWHALGTLAYLLFSSRFWVQWWLAEQAHKSELFVSFWWLSLTGALLSIAYFLHIRDSVNLIGPLIGIVPYIRNLMLIQKQSIPVKNNE
- a CDS encoding glycosyltransferase family 2 protein, whose translation is MTIRYSVVIPLKNEESNIAELIEELEPVMNQLNQPWELICIDDGSTDLTKQVLQKLAGKKTYLNPIFFKKNYGQSSAFDAGFKAARGDFVITLDGDRQNDPADIPKLIQEMADSDLVCGIRLKRKDPWHKRLISKMANKVRSRLCEDGVQDTGCSLKIYRSACLKQIKMYNGMHRFLPALFKIEGFRVSEVPVNHRERTSGKSNYNFFNRSLNTVADLLAVRWMKKRHLHYQIEKGASQPN